In one window of Henckelia pumila isolate YLH828 chromosome 1, ASM3356847v2, whole genome shotgun sequence DNA:
- the LOC140860810 gene encoding uncharacterized protein, producing MPTQGRVFVMQAEEADPDTTLITGRILVVGVAIRALLDSGATHSFISEAFTRKQGIECEELFGGFTVTVPSREKLSTRNMVKNLELLLQGQSVSADLIVLPMLEFDLILGMD from the exons ATGCCGACTCAAGGGAGagtctttgtgatgcaggccgaggaggctgATCCTGATACCACGCTCATCACAG GTAGAATATTAGTAGTCGGTGTGGCCATTAGAGCCTTgttagactcaggggctacgcattcttTTATTTCGGAGGCTTTTACCCGCAAGCAGGGTATTGAGTGTGAAGAGTTGTTTGGTGGATTCACAGTGACCGTCCCATCAAGGGAAAAACTGTCCACGAGGAATATGGTGAAGAATCTTGAACTCTTACTCCAAGGGCAATCAGTGAGTGCCGATCTGATAGTGTTGCCCATGCTTGAGTTTGACTTGATACTTGGGATGGACTAG